The Parasteatoda tepidariorum isolate YZ-2023 chromosome X2, CAS_Ptep_4.0, whole genome shotgun sequence genome includes a region encoding these proteins:
- the LOC107452708 gene encoding alpha-1,6-mannosyl-glycoprotein 2-beta-N-acetylglucosaminyltransferase yields the protein MARGWPHHAMLRRVSSYAVKTIILLFVISFLWLQLRVVNLKPDLFMPLKSQYNDPELTFFANYSAIVNSVNATTPANIKLLLDTIEELNALQDVNNVDKFGPLNDNDVVIVIQVHNRAQYLYALIESMKQAQNINQTLLVFSHDLFDPHINALIQRIDFTKVIQIFYPNSIQLHPNEFPGHDINDCPRNMKKEEALKRNCNNAKHPDLYGHYREAKFTQTKHHWWWKVNHLMDGLHITQNHIGPVLFLEEDHYVAPDFLYILRMIENLKITKCPQCNILCLGTYVKSYNYAAFSRKIEIVKWLSSKYNMGMVINRNLWEQIKKCAKAFCSFDDYNWDWSLQHVSATCLPSPLTAMVAIAPRVFHIGECGVHHRGKDCSSDRVVHKVMKVLSSSSSYLFPETLTVHQSFRKPFKAPKGNGGWGDVRDHALCCSQVKNFSFYC from the exons ATGGCAAGAGGATGGCCTCATCATGCCATGCTGAGAAGAGTGTCTTCATACGctgtaaaaacaattattcttttatttgtcaTCTCATTTTTATGGCTTCAGTTACGAGTTGTAAATTTGAAGCCAGACCTTTTTATGCCTCTTAAAAGTCAATATAATGATCCTGAATTGACTTTTTTTGCCAATTATAGTGCCATTGTGAATTCTGTGAATGCCACTACTCctgcaaatattaaattattacttgatACTATTGAAGAATTAAATGCTCTTCAAGATGTAAATAATGTGGATAAATTTGGACCTTTAAATGATAATGATGTTGTAATTGTGATACAAGTCCATAATAGGGCACAATACCTCTATGCACTAATAGAGTCTATGAAACAAGCACAAAATATTAACCAAACCCTCTTAGTATTTAGTCATGATTTGTTTGATCCTCACATCAATGCTCTTATACAAAGGATTGATTTTACCAAA gttatacaaatattttacccAAATTCTATTCAGTTGCACCCAAATGAGTTCCCTGGTCATGATATTAATGATTGTCCTCGAAACATGAAGAAAGAAga GGCTTTGAAGCGAAATTGTAACAATGCCAAACATCCTGATTTGTATGGACATTATCGTGAAGCAAAATTTACTCAAACTAAACATCACTGGTGGTGGAAA gtTAATCACTTGATGGATGGTTTGCATATTACTCAAAATCATATAGGTCCAGTCCTATTTCTTGAAGAAGATCATTATGTAGCTCCTGATTTTCTATATATTCTAAGAATgattgaaaatctaaaaataac GAAGTGCCCTCAGTGTAATATTCTATGTTTAGGAACATATGTTAAATCCTATAATTATGCAGCCTTCAGCAGAAAG ATTGAGATTGTAAAATGGCTATCTAGCAAGTACAATATGGGAATGGTGATCAATAGGAACTTATgggaacaaataaaaaagtgtgCCAag gcATTTTGTTCCTTTGATGACTATAACTGGGACTGGTCATTACAGCATGTGAGTGCTACATGCTTACCCTCCCCATTAACTGCTATGGTAGCCATTGCTCCTCGTGTTTTTCATATTGGAGAGTG cggAGTTCATCACAGAGGAAAAGATTGTAGCAGTGATCGTGTTGTACACAAAGTTATGAAAGTGCTAAGTTCTTCCAGCTCCTATCTTTTCCCAGAAACACTCACAGTTCACCAAAGTTTTAGGAAACCATTCAAAGCACCAAAGGGAAATGGAGGTTGGGGAGACGTACGTGACCATGCTCTTTGTTGCAGTCAGGTTAAAAACTTCAGCTTTTATTGTTGA